GGGGGCGGGGTCATGTCGATCTGTGGCGACTCGGCGTGCTTGGATTTGCCCAGCTTGTTGCCGCGTTTTTTTGCGGCGGCGCTGGCCTCCTCGATCATCGCGTTGGCCTGGATCATCTGCTGCGCGGATGGGTCGATGCGCACGCCGGGCAGCGACGCGCCGCTGTCGGCGTAGGTCTGGAACTGCTTCGTCAGCGAGGCGACGAGCTCCTTGAGGTCGTCGTTGACCTCGGCGCTGACGATGTAGCGGAGCTGCTGCTGGAGCGCCTTGGGGCCGTAGCACTCGGTGACCAGTGACGAGGCGTAGAGGGTGAGGTAGGTGTCGCTCTGCATGGCGGACCGGCGGGCGTGGAGCTGTCCGCCCCGGCCGTCGCCTAAGCCGATCTCGCTGGAAGTGTACGTGCCGTTGAAGTCCATGAGGATAAACGCGCTGCGGAAGCGGTAGACGAGCTGCAGCGCGCGGGCCTCGCCCATCAACCGGGACGCGACGACACAGGCGACCAGCCCGCCGAGCATCCAGAGCGCGATGTCGTAGACCGAAGACTGCACGAGCGGGTTGACGGGCATCAACACGAGCGCGGCGAGCCCGACCGCGCCCATGAGCGCCCCGCCCATGCCCGCGATGATGCACGCCATCGCCCCGCCGGTCTTCTTGGGCCAGGGCTGGGTCTCGAAGAGCATAAACCCGCGGAACTGCTTGGTTTCGCCGGGCCTGGCCGTACCGATGTCGGGGCGCGCCACCTTGTACATCCGGTTGGGGAAGTCGGCGACGCGTTCGTCTTCCACGGCCTCGGTCGCGTGGTTGAAGAAGTTTACCGGGTTGCCGGTGTTCTCCATATGCACGCGTTGCTCCTGCACCTCGACGCGCGGCGCGGCGGGCATCATCGCGAGCAGGACGAAGAACCGGATCACCCGCCCGCCGAGCACGACGCCCAGCAGGAGCCAGGGCACGCTCGTCGCGGTGATGTGCTTGGCGATCTCCGGGTCGCCGACCATCTGTTCAAACGCGGGGCGAAGCGGCGGGAGCGACAGGACCGCGGGCAGGCACAGCAGCAGCGTGATGATGATGGCCTTGACGCCGAGGAACGCGCGGATCGGCCGATGCATCGGCGGCGTCGCGTAGCGCAGCCGGGACGACACGAGCTGTGCCACCCTTGCGACAAAGCCGGGCAGCGCGGTGTAGGTCGAGATCGTGCGGTGCTTGAACAGGTCCTGGAACACCGTCTTCGCGCCGACCGTCGAGCGCTGGGGCTGCGACGGCGCGCCGAGGTAAAGGTCCTGGGGCACCTTGACGGGGATGAACAGCGTGAGCATCGCCTTGAGCCCGCGCAGGAAACACGAGAGCACCGTGATCGCGCCGACGAAGAGACCGATGAACGACACCACATACGCGGCGATCCAGACGACCTCGGCCGCGCCGGCGGTGTTGTTATCGAACGCGTCGAAGACTTCCTGAGCATTGATGGCGGCGAGGGGCAGCGTCACGACCGCGATCGCACAGACCCCGCCGGCGAGCGCGGCGTAGACGAACCGCAGCAGGCCGTAGAGCCGCGCGCGGTTCTCGATCTTCAGCCGGTTGGCCGAGAGTTGGTAGTTTTCCGCCAAGCCAATGCCCCACTAGCATGTCAATACGGACGGCCACCCCGACGGGTGGATGAGAAAGGTCTGGATTCATTCTGGCCGATGGATAGCCATACCGCAAGGCGATTTCTGCGCCCCGCCCAAAAAACGCCGGCCATGAACACCATCAACCAAGCCCTCATCGCCCGGCTGAAGCTCAACCGCGAAGCGCTGCTCGACGATGCGGGCCGGGTCCGCATCGACCTCGCCTGCCGGTCCTGCGGCTACAACCTCCGCGGCATCGCGGGCGACGGCACCTGCCCCGAGTGCGGCCAGGGCGTCGAAGACGCGCTCCAGGACGACCGCCCCGAGCACAGCAACCCCGCCTGGCTGGGCCGAACGGCGCTGGGCGGCAACCTCTTCGGCATCGCCGCGCTGCTCGCCGTCGCCATCGTCCTGCTGCTCATCTTCACCGCCATCATCGCCGACATCACACGCCACGGCCAACTCATCGCGCTCCTCGTCGTCGTCCTCTGGGCACTCACTTTCGCAACGGTCGCACTCACGCTCACTGCGGTCTGGCTCATCACCAGCAAAGACCCGACCCGCCACCACATCCAGCGCGAGACCGTCACCCGCTGGACCGCCCGGCTCGGGCTCACCAGCTTCGGGCCACTGGTGATCCTCCTGCTCTGGCTCGTCGGATTCGTCAACCTCTACGGCCCGTGGCGCGGGGTGCTGGCCATCTTCTTCGTCGCGCTCCCGCTGGTGACCCTCGCGGCCGGGCTCATCGCGCTGATGCTCTACATCCAGACACTCGCGACGCGCATGACCGACTGGAACCTCGTCCAGTCCATCACCACTGTGTGCTACGGGCTGGGCGTCTGCACGGTCTTGTTCCTGCTCAGCATGGTCCTCGCGTTCCCGCTGGGCGACCCGGCCTGGTTCTGTGGCTGCTGCACCCTCGTCCTCGCCGCAGCGCTCGGGCTGTGGATGCTGCTCCTGATCGAGTGCGCCCGCCAAGACCTCAACGCCGCACGGCAGCGCGTCAAGTGGAGCTTGGAGTACCAGCAAGGCAAAGCCCAGCCCGCGCCGAGCACACGCCCCGCCCAAGCCAAGCAAGCCCCGACAAATGAGGTCAGCAACGAAAACGAAGACGCCGAGGACGACGCACCCGAGCCGCCCCGCCCGTAACCGCCGCGTCACACACAGGGGGCTCAGCGTACCTGGCCAAAGCGCCCGCACCGCCGACGCATCAACGCCAACGTCCCCAGCCCCATGATCGCCAACGCCCCCGGCTCGGGGATGTTGATATCGGGAATCTCGCCCTCGCCCCAGTGTGCGATCAGCAGGTCCAGATCTTGCTGCCCGACCACCCCGTCGCCCGACAGGTCGCCCGACGACTGCGCCCGCACCCCCACCGCGTCGCCCCAGTTGGCGAGGAGGATGTCAAGGTCTTCGATGCCGACCAAGCCGTCGCCGGTCACGTCGCCGGGGTCGAGGTCTTCGGGTGAGACGACCAGAATGGTTGGCAAAACAACCGTCTGATCGAGAGTGCTAATGAAGGCGCGGAACGTGAACTGCCCGCGATCGTTGAAGAATTGCGAGTTGGCGACATTGTATTCGTCGTACTCGATCCTGCTCACAATGCGCAAGTCTTCGACCAGAGGATCGCTATCAACATCGATCAACTCGCCGGACTGGATGAGCAACCTTGCGGGTGAATCGGTATCGACGATCCAATAGCTATCGGCAAGGCCACCTTCATCGGGCACTAAGAGTTCGGAATAGAGTAGTACCTGTCCGGTGCCGTTGACCGCGATGGGTATCGGGTCGAGCATCACCGCCCCATCACGACCGGGCGCGTCCTGCCCCCACTGCGCGATCCGATGCAGTTCGTCGTTGTGATCCGTAAGCCAGGTCGTATGCACAAGCGTCTCGGGCTGCCCGTCGGGCGAGACGGGCCCCTGGATCACGATGTGCCCACCATCCCCAAACAAGACACCATTCAAGCTGCGCAGGACGCCACCCGGAATCGCACCGCCCTCGCGGACCAGGAGCGACCGTGACCCGTTGGACTCCCTCCAGACTCCGCGATCGTTCGAGTTGTCGACCCCTGCCCCGGTAAGTGTCGCGGCAAACGCGACACGGCCATCGTTCGACAAACCGATATCGGAGCCCCCGACTGGAAAGTAGGTCGCCAAAGATTGAAACATCGCTCCATTCGTACCCTCGGCGACCTCGCCCTCCCGAGCGACGAGCCGTAACGACCCCGGCACACCGGCGAAGAGAGCACCGTCATTAGTGGCATCGATCCCCACGCCGCTCAGGGATGTCAAAAACCCCAGATGATTCCCCGCGCCAAACCGGGGGAGGCCTGAGACATTCCCAAGGAGGCCGCCCGGCACACCCGGAGCGGCATCACCTTCCTGGACCAAACTGGTCAGTGTGCCTTCATGCCAGGACCAGATGACCGTGCCTTGGAGACCGCTGGGCGATTGGCGGTACATATCTGTGGCAAACACCGTCTCACCCGACGTGCCGAATTGCAGGGGCATCGACCCGAAGTTTGCGAAACTCGTATCGATCAGGCCGGGCACGAGGGTTTCCTCTCGCGCGATGCGCGACAAAACGCCAGCCGAGTACGACCATATCCCCGACGAGGCCGCACTGAAGGGGGGGATACGGACTTTGTCCGTGGCTTGGGCACGAAACACCGTCTCGCCTGCATCCGTCAGGTAGAGCCAGTGTTGCGGTTCAAAGAGGGAAGACGCATGGAAGAAATCAAAAAAGAACTCTTGGGACGACCCCGGCGTCACATCACCCTCACCCGCAACGAGCGACAGTTCACCGCCCGCGTTCGTCCAAATCCCGGTATCGACGTAAGGCACACCGGTTTCGCGCACGCGAGCCGCAAACGAAACCTCACCGGCCTGGTTGATCACCGGCATCCCGAAAAAAGCACTCGCGCTGTTGCTGAAGTAGGCCTCCGGGCTCATGCCCGGGGCAGAATCTAACCCGGTCACCACCGTCTCAATGCGGGTCTGGGCGAGAACCGGAAGACTCACGACGAATAGCGACGCCAAAGCGAGCCGGCGGGTGTGGAATCGAAGCATGATATCGTGCTCCTGCTTGAGTGACCGAACTACTCGTCACGCGGCCACGCTGCCGCGCAGGTCGGTTCCAACTTAGCAAGCCCACGCTAGCGTTTCAAGATTTTTCTTGCCGACGTCGCCCGATCGCCAACAAGCCCAGCCCCAATACCGCGAGCGTCCCCGGCTCGGGGACAGTGCCCGGGGGGGTGCCGTTGCCCCAGGCGTTCATCAGCAGGTCGAGGTCGGCCTGGCCGATGAGCCCGTCGCCCGAGAGGTCGCCAGCCGCGGTGTGGCCGGGCGTGACGGTATCGCCCCAGCGCGCGAGCAGGACGTCGAGGTCGTCGGCGCCGACGTAGCCGTCGCCCGTGATGTCGGCGAGCAGTTGCGTGTAGGTCACGTTCCAGACGATGTCCTGTTCGAGCAGGTCGCGGTGGATGCGGACCCAGTCGGTCGGGTCGTAGCTGTGAGCGGTGACGGTGTAGGAGCCCGGGCCGAAGCCGAAGTCACGGGGGTCGAACGCGCTGCCGGTCGCGCCCGAAACGAGTTGGCCATCGACGTACCACGCGTGGTCGATGACGTCATCGTCGATCGCGTCGACCCACAGTTCGTCGGGGTCGAAGAGCGTGGCGTTGTTACTCAGCCAGCCGTCGAGCGGGTCGACGATGCGGTAGATGTCGAGGATGATCTCCTCCCGGCTGACGGCGTCGAAGGGGTTGCCGAGTGAACGCATCTTCGAGTTGTTCGACGGGCGGTAGATGCCTTCGCTGTGGTATCGGCCGCCCTCGTAGACGCCGATGGTCCCGATGCCCGGCTGCTCGTAGCCCAGCCAGTGCGCCCAGGGTGTGCCGGCGGGGTCGATGGTGACGTTGGGTTCGGAAGGTTCGCCGCCGGTGTAGGGCCCGTCGCGGCCGTAGGTGTACTCGTCGGCGAGGCCGGCGAAGGAGTGGCCCAGCTCGTGGAGTGCGATCTCGGGCGCAGCGCTGCTGCCGCCGGCGTATGTGGCGAAGCTGCCGCCCGCGCCGCCGTACTGCGTCGCGTTGACCGTGGCCATGCGGATGTCGGGGGTGAACGCGCCGCCGAGTGCCTGATTGACCGCGCTGTGTGCGGCCGAGCTGCTGACGCTGAGCAGACGTTGCGGGCCGCCGTTGTAGGCGTAGCTGGCGTTGAGCGCGGTGTTGACGAAGACGCCGGCGATGGGATCGTCTGCGCCCGACTGCTGGGAGACGACATCGACGCGGTGGGCGTTGAAGAAGCTGTGGTATCGGGGGAAGGGGTCTTCGCCGGCATTGAACAGGTGGTCCATCATCACGGCGATGTGGTCCTGGTAGGTGCCCAGTTCGTGCTGCTGGTAGCCGTCGCCGACGAAGACGATATCGACGCGATTGCCGGTCGAGCCGTTGTCGAGGAAGGTGGTGTACTGTGCGCTGGCACCTGTCGCACAGGCAAGAACGATCACCAGCGCAAACCACGGCAGCATCAAGCACGGTGCCGATCGTAGGAAAAACGCCTGGCCGGCGTGATGCGGACGCAGATGAAACCGTCGAGAGGCAAGGCCCATACGAAACTCCTGTGTGGGTGCCCGGGTCTGATTAGATAGAGGAGCGCGCCGGCGGTGTCAAGAGAAAACCGCAGTATTCTTGGTTGTTTAGGAGGCTACAGCACCGACACCGGGTCGACGTCGATCGCGGTGTGGTGGTCGCTGATGAGCCGGCCCTGGTTGCGCAGCGCGGTCATGAGTTTTTGCAGCGGCGCGGCCGAGGGTGCCAAGAGCTGGACTTCGAGCCGGTGGAAGTCCGCGACCCGGCCGATCGCGCAGGGGTGGGGCCCGCGCAGGCGGACACCGAGCTGCAACTGCTCGTTGGCCGACCGCAGGTCGTTGGCCAGCTCGTGCGCGCGGCGCTGCGCGGCGGCGTGGTCCGTGTCACGCAGGACGATCCGCACCAGCCGGCCCACCGGCGGGAGCATCATCTCTTGGCGGATCGCGATCTCCTCCTTGGCAAAACCTGCGTAGTCATGCTTTGCGGCCCGACGCACGGCCGGGTCGTCCGGGGCGAACGTCTGCAAGACCACCCGACCCGCCGCTTCGCTGCGCCCGCTCCGCCCGGCGACCTGCGCGATGAGCTGGAACGTCCGCTCCCGCGCCCGAAAGTCGGGGAAGTTCAGCGCGGTATCGGCGCTGATGACCCCGACCAGACGTACGCCCGGGAAGTCGAGCCCCTTGGCGATCATCTGCGTCCCCAGCAGGATATCGATCTCGCCCCCCCGGAACTTGTCGAGCGTCCGCTGATAGTCCTCGGCGTTCTTCATCGTGTCCGAATCCATCCGCGCGATCGCCGCCCCCGGGAACTTTTCGCGTAGCTCGTCTTCTACTTTCTGAGTACCGAGGCCGAACACGGTCGTCTTCTTTCCGCAGTCGGGGCAGCTTCGCGGCAGGACCTGCTCGGCCGTGCAGTGGTGGCATCGGACGACGCCGCCCAGCGGCAGCCGGTGATCGCGGTGGTACACCATCGATGCGTCGCAGTGGTCGCAGCACATCAGCCAGCCGCACTTGTGGTCCGGGCACGCGATGTAGTTCGCGTAGCCCCGGCGGTTGAGCAGGACCATCGCCTGGCCGCCCGAAGGGGCCGAGGGGTCGAGGGGCCGAGGGGCCGAGTGTTGCGTGTATCGCGTGTCTTGTGTTTTCTCACTTGGCCCCTTGGCCCCTTGACCCCTTGACCCCTTCCCCCCAAGCGTTTGGGCCAGCCGCTGCTCCAGGCGCGTCGACAACAGGTGGATGCCCCGGCGTCGGCGTCGCTCTTCGATCAGGTCCACGATCTCCACCGCCGGCAGCCGCATCCCCGGCACCCGGTCGGGCAGGTGGAGGTAGTGGGCATTCGATGGGCGATGGGCGATCGCGGATGGCGGATCGGCGGAAGCTGTAGGCAGAGTCGATTCCCCGATTTCCATCCGCCATCCGCCATCCGCCATCCGCCATTGCGCGGCGTTGTAGTAGCTCTCCAGCGAGGGCGTCGCGCTGCCCAGCACGACGGGGACGCCTTCGATCTGGGCGCGTTTGATGGCGACGTCCCGCGCGTGGTAGCGCGGGAGCTGGTCCTGTTTGTAGGAACTGTCGTGTTCTTCATCGACGATGATGAGGCCGAGGTTCGTGACCGGCGCGAACACGGCCGATCGCGCCCCGACGACGATGGTCGCCTTGCCGTCGTGGATCCGCCGCCACTGGGCGTGGCGCTGCGCGGCGGTGAGCCCGGAGTGCAGGACGGCGACACGCTCGCTGCCGAAGCGTGCGAGGAACCGGCCCACGGTCTGCGGCGTAAGCGCGATCTCGGGGACGAGGATGATGGCGGCGGGCGGGGAGGAGGGAGAAGGGGCCCAGGGGTCGCGGGGCCCGGGGGGCGAGTGCTGCGCGGAGGCAGCGTCTTGTGATTCCTCACTTGTCCCCTTGGCCCCTTGGCCCCTGGGCCACTCGCGCAGCGCCGCGATCGCGCGGAGGTAGACCTCGGTCTTGCCGCTGCCCGTGACGCCGTGCAGGAGGTGGACGCCGAATCGGTCGGCGTGCTGCGCGAGGTGCTCCACCGCGGATCGCTGCGCCGCGCCCAACGTAACCTCCGTGTCGGCTTCGCCCACCTCCCGCGCCCGCAGGTCGAGCGTGGACTGCACGACATCGCGGTGCTCAGCGACCAGCACGCCCTTCTCGATCAGCTGCGACACGGGGCCGCGCGTCTTTGCGCCGGCACGATCGGCCAACTCCCGCGTGCCGATCCATCCGGCTTGCGAAATCGCGGCGTCGAGCAGGGCCTGCTGCAGCTTCGTGAGTTTGACCGGCGAGCCGTTATCTTGCGACGGCAGGGGCTCGGCGGGCCGGACGACCTGTTTGCGACGCGTGCCCGTGCCCCGGGTCACGGCCGCAGGCAGCATCGCGCCAAACACCATGCCCAGCGGGCAGACGTAGTACGACGCGACCCACTGCGCCAGCGTGACGAGGTGCCCGGAGAGCGACACGCCGCCGGGCGCGGGCTTGGTGATCGGCTTGATCTTCTTGGCATCAAGCTCGACCTTGTCGCGCAGCCGGATGACGTAGCCCGTCGCGCCGCGGTTGCCCCGGCCCAGCGGGACGACGACGCGCTGCCCGACCGCGACGGGCTCGAGCTTTTGCGGGACGCGGTAGGTGAGCCCGGTCGGCGCGGCGTCGATCCCGCGCTCGATCGCGACGTCGGCGAAGCGCTCGCCGGGCTTTGGCGCGTCGTCATCGTCGGGGTTGTCGTGTGGGAACAGGCCAGCCATGTGGCGATTGTAGACCGCCCGGGAGCGTGCGCTATTCGAGGACGGGGATGCCGAAGAACTCAAGCGGCGGCCGGGTCGTCACGGGCTGGGTCGGCGGCGCGCCAGGCAACGCGCCGGCCCCCGGTGTCGCGACGGCCGGCGCGGGCTGTGGGAGGTGTGCCGGAACGTTTGTCGTATCGGTATCGGCCGAGTCCGAGTTCGGTGAATCGGACTGCGCCGACGTGCCGCGCTCGTTCGGCGCGTCCACCGATGTATCCGCTAACCCGCCGGGCTCGGCGGGCTGCCGTGTTGCCGTCGATCCATCGGCCTGACCGCCCGGCCGCGCGGGATCCACCTGCGCGATCGCTTCGCCTTGGGCCGGGCCTTTGCCCTCGAACCACCCGTCGGCCAGGACCACGATCACGACCGACAGGTTGACCATCAGCATCGCGCTGAGCAGCACGACCAGCGCGCCTTGGCGCGGCGGCTTGCCCGTCGTGTTCACAGAAGTCCTGGGGCTGGGGTCGGGCATCTTCTCTCGCGGGGGGGCGATCGGTCGGAGCGCTTGGGGTCTGGTCGGCCGATCGGGGAGGCGGGGTGGGGCATTGTACCCCGGGCCGGCGTCGATAGCACAAACTCGCATGCGCTACCCCGTGCAGGTGATACAGACCGGCCGTACGGACGGCGGGCGTGGTGATCGTTTTGATGCGGTACAGTACGCCGATGGCGGAGGCGACCCAGAACAAGAAGAAGACAGACGGGGCGGCCGGCGAGGCGACGGTCAAGGAAGGCGTCAAGCCGCCCAAGCCCGTGAAGCCCGGCAAGGGCGCGGACACGCCGGCGATGCGTCAGCACCGGCGGTTCAAGGAGCAGCACCCGGGGTGCGTGCTGTTCTTCCGGATGGGCGATTTTTACGAGATGTTTTTCGAGGACGCGGTGCTCGCACACAAGACGCTGGGGGTGACACTGACCCAGCGCAGCGAAGGCGTGCCGATGGCGGGCGTGCCCTACCACGCGGTCGAGGGCTACCTCCGGCGGATGATCCAGGCGGGCCACCGCGTCGCCGTGTGCGAGCAGGTCGAAGACGCCAAGGACGCCAAGGGTGTGGTGAAGCGCGACGTCACGCGCGTCGTCACGCCGGGCACGCTGACCGACGAGTCGCTCCTGGAAGAGGGCGAAGAGAACCCGCTCGCCGCCGTCGTGTTCCACGGGGAAGGGGGCAAGGGGCCGAAGGGACAAGGGGCCAAGGGGACTAGTGAAAGACAAGAAAAACATATCACCGCGCAACACTCGGCCCCTAAGCCCCTGGGCCCCTCGGCCCCTTCCCCTCCCACCGCCTCGATCGCCTGGGCCGAGCTCTCCACCGGGGCGTTCCACGTCGCCACCGTGCCCGAGGACCAGCTCATCGACGAACTCGCCCGCATCGCGCCGCGCGAGCTGATCTACTGCGAGACCGCGACGGGCGAGATGCCCGAGCGCGTCGCGCGGCTCGAACAAGCCCTCGGTTGCGCGGTCACCGGTCGGCCCGGCTGGCAGTTCCGATTGAATGAGGCGGGCGAGGCGCTGCGCCGGCAGTACCAGGTCGCGCAGCTCGGCGGCTTCGGGTTCGACGACGACGACAAGGCGCTCATGGCCGCGGGCGGCGTCGTCCACTACCTGCTCGAAACCCAGCGCGCCGATGCGGATGGCCGGCTGGCACACCTGCGCCCGCCCCGGCGGTTTGAGCGCGCCAAACACCTCGTCATCGACCAGGCCTCGCTCCACGCCCTCGAGGTCGACCGCACGCTCCGCAGCGGGCAGGTCGAAGGGTCGCTCTTGGGCATCTTCAAGGGCAAGACCGGGCCCGTCACCGCGATGGGCAAGCGTCTGCTGCGTCACTGGCTGTGCTACCCGCTCGCCGACCGCGAAGGCATTGCGCAGCGCCAGCGGGTCGTCACCGCGATGGTCGGCGACGAGCGGTTCCGCGACGAGCTTCGCAGTGCGGCCGACGACGTCCACGACATCGAACGCATCACCGCCCGCCTCGCGGTAGGCCGGGCGACCCCGCGCGATCTGGTCGCGCTGGGCCGGAGCGTCGCGCAGGTCCGCGCGGTCCACACCGTCCTCGACGGCCGACCCAGCGAGCAGGCCTACCTCGACCGGGTGAGCGTCCTGCTCGAACCGCTCGAACAACTGGGCCAGTCGATCCTGGACACCTGCATCGAAGCGCCGCCCGCACACCTGCGCGAGGGCGGGCTCATCCGCGACGGGGTCGATGTAAAGCTCGACACCCAGCGGTCGCTGCAGCGCGACAGCCACGCCTGGCTCGCGCAGTACCAGGCCGGGCTGTGCGAGGCGTCGGGCATCCCGTCGCTCAAGGTCGGCTACAACAAGGTCTTTGGCTACTACCTCGAAGTCACCGCCGCGAACAAACACAAAGCCCAGGCCTACATGGACCAGATTGCGGCGGATGGTGGATCGAACGGCGGATGGGCGCGCAAGCAGACGCTCAAGAACGCCGAGCGGTATGTGACGCCGGAGCTCAAGGAATTCGAGGGCAAGGTCTTGAGCGCCGAGGGCCGGGCCGTGGCACGCGAGCAGCACCTCTTCGCCGAGCTGTGCGCTGAGGCGCAGGCCCTGATCGATGAGCTGCACGGGTTCGCGGCCGTCGTCGCCGAGCTTGATGTTCTGGGTGCCTTCGCCGCGCGGGCGGTGCGTTCGCGCTACGTCTGCCCGACGATCGTGGACGGCCCCGTGCTCGACATCGAAGCGGGCCGGCACCCGGTGCTGGATGAGCTGCTGGGGGATCGGTTTGTGCCCAACGATGTCTCTTTGGGAGTAAACAGTGAACAGTCCACAGTGAACCGCGAGGAAAGCAAGGACTATTCACGGGGCACTGGGCACTGTTCACTGGCTTTGATCACCGGCCCGAACATGGCGGGCAAGTCGACCTACATCCGCCAGACCGCGCTGATCACGCTGCTCGCGCACACCGGCTCGTTTGTCCCCGCCGACCGCGCGGTGGTCGGGCTCACCGACCGCATCTTCACGCGCGTGGGCGCGAACGACGAGCTCCATGCCGGGCA
The sequence above is a segment of the Phycisphaeraceae bacterium D3-23 genome. Coding sequences within it:
- a CDS encoding PEP-CTERM sorting domain-containing protein, with product MLRFHTRRLALASLFVVSLPVLAQTRIETVVTGLDSAPGMSPEAYFSNSASAFFGMPVINQAGEVSFAARVRETGVPYVDTGIWTNAGGELSLVAGEGDVTPGSSQEFFFDFFHASSLFEPQHWLYLTDAGETVFRAQATDKVRIPPFSAASSGIWSYSAGVLSRIAREETLVPGLIDTSFANFGSMPLQFGTSGETVFATDMYRQSPSGLQGTVIWSWHEGTLTSLVQEGDAAPGVPGGLLGNVSGLPRFGAGNHLGFLTSLSGVGIDATNDGALFAGVPGSLRLVAREGEVAEGTNGAMFQSLATYFPVGGSDIGLSNDGRVAFAATLTGAGVDNSNDRGVWRESNGSRSLLVREGGAIPGGVLRSLNGVLFGDGGHIVIQGPVSPDGQPETLVHTTWLTDHNDELHRIAQWGQDAPGRDGAVMLDPIPIAVNGTGQVLLYSELLVPDEGGLADSYWIVDTDSPARLLIQSGELIDVDSDPLVEDLRIVSRIEYDEYNVANSQFFNDRGQFTFRAFISTLDQTVVLPTILVVSPEDLDPGDVTGDGLVGIEDLDILLANWGDAVGVRAQSSGDLSGDGVVGQQDLDLLIAHWGEGEIPDINIPEPGALAIMGLGTLALMRRRCGRFGQVR
- a CDS encoding M64 family metallo-endopeptidase, with product MLPWFALVIVLACATGASAQYTTFLDNGSTGNRVDIVFVGDGYQQHELGTYQDHIAVMMDHLFNAGEDPFPRYHSFFNAHRVDVVSQQSGADDPIAGVFVNTALNASYAYNGGPQRLLSVSSSAAHSAVNQALGGAFTPDIRMATVNATQYGGAGGSFATYAGGSSAAPEIALHELGHSFAGLADEYTYGRDGPYTGGEPSEPNVTIDPAGTPWAHWLGYEQPGIGTIGVYEGGRYHSEGIYRPSNNSKMRSLGNPFDAVSREEIILDIYRIVDPLDGWLSNNATLFDPDELWVDAIDDDVIDHAWYVDGQLVSGATGSAFDPRDFGFGPGSYTVTAHSYDPTDWVRIHRDLLEQDIVWNVTYTQLLADITGDGYVGADDLDVLLARWGDTVTPGHTAAGDLSGDGLIGQADLDLLMNAWGNGTPPGTVPEPGTLAVLGLGLLAIGRRRQEKS
- the priA gene encoding primosomal protein N', whose protein sequence is MAGLFPHDNPDDDDAPKPGERFADVAIERGIDAAPTGLTYRVPQKLEPVAVGQRVVVPLGRGNRGATGYVIRLRDKVELDAKKIKPITKPAPGGVSLSGHLVTLAQWVASYYVCPLGMVFGAMLPAAVTRGTGTRRKQVVRPAEPLPSQDNGSPVKLTKLQQALLDAAISQAGWIGTRELADRAGAKTRGPVSQLIEKGVLVAEHRDVVQSTLDLRAREVGEADTEVTLGAAQRSAVEHLAQHADRFGVHLLHGVTGSGKTEVYLRAIAALREWPRGQGAKGTSEESQDAASAQHSPPGPRDPWAPSPSSPPAAIILVPEIALTPQTVGRFLARFGSERVAVLHSGLTAAQRHAQWRRIHDGKATIVVGARSAVFAPVTNLGLIIVDEEHDSSYKQDQLPRYHARDVAIKRAQIEGVPVVLGSATPSLESYYNAAQWRMADGGWRMEIGESTLPTASADPPSAIAHRPSNAHYLHLPDRVPGMRLPAVEIVDLIEERRRRRGIHLLSTRLEQRLAQTLGGKGSRGQGAKGPSEKTQDTRYTQHSAPRPLDPSAPSGGQAMVLLNRRGYANYIACPDHKCGWLMCCDHCDASMVYHRDHRLPLGGVVRCHHCTAEQVLPRSCPDCGKKTTVFGLGTQKVEDELREKFPGAAIARMDSDTMKNAEDYQRTLDKFRGGEIDILLGTQMIAKGLDFPGVRLVGVISADTALNFPDFRARERTFQLIAQVAGRSGRSEAAGRVVLQTFAPDDPAVRRAAKHDYAGFAKEEIAIRQEMMLPPVGRLVRIVLRDTDHAAAQRRAHELANDLRSANEQLQLGVRLRGPHPCAIGRVADFHRLEVQLLAPSAAPLQKLMTALRNQGRLISDHHTAIDVDPVSVL
- the mutS gene encoding DNA mismatch repair protein MutS, yielding MAEATQNKKKTDGAAGEATVKEGVKPPKPVKPGKGADTPAMRQHRRFKEQHPGCVLFFRMGDFYEMFFEDAVLAHKTLGVTLTQRSEGVPMAGVPYHAVEGYLRRMIQAGHRVAVCEQVEDAKDAKGVVKRDVTRVVTPGTLTDESLLEEGEENPLAAVVFHGEGGKGPKGQGAKGTSERQEKHITAQHSAPKPLGPSAPSPPTASIAWAELSTGAFHVATVPEDQLIDELARIAPRELIYCETATGEMPERVARLEQALGCAVTGRPGWQFRLNEAGEALRRQYQVAQLGGFGFDDDDKALMAAGGVVHYLLETQRADADGRLAHLRPPRRFERAKHLVIDQASLHALEVDRTLRSGQVEGSLLGIFKGKTGPVTAMGKRLLRHWLCYPLADREGIAQRQRVVTAMVGDERFRDELRSAADDVHDIERITARLAVGRATPRDLVALGRSVAQVRAVHTVLDGRPSEQAYLDRVSVLLEPLEQLGQSILDTCIEAPPAHLREGGLIRDGVDVKLDTQRSLQRDSHAWLAQYQAGLCEASGIPSLKVGYNKVFGYYLEVTAANKHKAQAYMDQIAADGGSNGGWARKQTLKNAERYVTPELKEFEGKVLSAEGRAVAREQHLFAELCAEAQALIDELHGFAAVVAELDVLGAFAARAVRSRYVCPTIVDGPVLDIEAGRHPVLDELLGDRFVPNDVSLGVNSEQSTVNREESKDYSRGTGHCSLALITGPNMAGKSTYIRQTALITLLAHTGSFVPADRAVVGLTDRIFTRVGANDELHAGQSTFMVEMTETANICHHATGRSLVILDEIGRGTSTLDGLSLAWAIAEHLAGAGADAGGRGPRTLFATHYHEITSLAERYDSVTNLSVTVREWQDEIVFLHRIAPGATDRSYGIHVAKIAGLPPAVIDRANQLLAELAVNHAGHVSPGSAQRSASDRASTGPANLAPLPPQLSLFTEHADHPALAELRGIDLNALTPLQAFDALRRLSDMLGPQDA